The following proteins come from a genomic window of Salvia hispanica cultivar TCC Black 2014 chromosome 4, UniMelb_Shisp_WGS_1.0, whole genome shotgun sequence:
- the LOC125222096 gene encoding WD repeat-containing protein PCN-like: MVKVHRISSVDWTPSPVLALATSADSSQVAAARADGSVEIWLVSPGSVGWHCQLTIHGDPDCRVSSLVWCQSGPRGGPLGRLLSSSIDGSISEWDLFGLRQKTVLDSIGFSIWQIAAEPCNHLNVRREAKYYQNGQTSPSITSEVDDVETSEDEDDDKSVALVHEQNDTESTRLAMACDDGCVRIYRVSDAEELVYNRTLPRVSGRTLSVTWSSDGSRIYSGSSDGFIRCWDAKLAQEIYRITVGHGCLGGDDDLCIWSLLALRCGTIASGDSSGSVKFWDGQFGTLLQAHSNHKGDVNALAAAPTHNIVFSAGSDGQIILYKLSTEAVDSSDKKIVPDVKKWIYVGYVRSHTHDVRALTLATPISHEDLPPDEKVKRSRGPNKPLDFSYHKWAHLGVPMLISAGDDTKLFAYSVKEFTKYSPHDICPAPQRMPMQLVLKTLFNQTPLLLAQSANFLDIFCVRLQNGGATDISPSSSAGSARTDLVARIKCKASRKIICSTISSSGTLIAYSDHVRPNLFALQRTKSGSGWAVDKRKLPQRLPFAHFMVFSSDSSRLILAGQDRKIYVVDAESENLVHAFTPCRKDNVDGLPPSEPPITKMFTSNDGQWLAAVNCYGDVYVFNLETLRQHWFISRLDGASVTAGGFTPKNSNILIVSTSSNQVYALDVEAKQLGEWSMRHTFSLPRRYQEFPGEVIGLSFPPSSASSSVIVYSPRAMCLIDFGMPVDRDDDTDLANGLGLTGKGHSNGKPKRKLQGLESKHGGKRNFEICAFRDPVLFVEHLSKNSLVVIDKPWAQVVGTFDAQPVHRHIFGT, encoded by the exons ATGGTGAAAGTCCACCGAATCAGTTCGGTGGATTGGACTCCATCGCCGGTCCTAGCTCTGGCGACGAGCGCCGACAGCTCGCAGGTCGCCGCCGCGCGCGCCGACGGCTCCGTGGAAATTTGGCTAGTCTCCCCTGGCTCCGTGGGCTGGCACTGTCAGCTT ACGATACACGGGGACCCTGATTGTAGAGTGTCTTCGCTGGTGTGGTGTCAGTCCGGGCCGAGGGGCGGACCGTTGGGGAGATTGCTGTCTTCCAGCATTGATGGGTCGATTTCGGAGTGGGATTTGTTCGGCTTGAGACAGAAG ACAGTTCTAGATTCTATTGGTTTCTCGATTTGGCAAATTGCTGCGGAGCCATGCAATCATTTGAATGTGAGACGGGAAGCAAAATATTATCAGAATGGTCAGACTAGCCCTTCAATTACCAGTGAAGTTGATGATGTGGAGACtagtgaagatgaagatgatgataaAAGTGTGGCGCTGGTTCATGAGCAAAATGATACTGAAAGTACCAGACTAGCAATGGCCTGCGATGATGGCTGTGTCCGGATCTATCGTGTTTCTGATGCAGAAGAACTTGTATATAATAGAACGCTGCCTAGGGTCAGTG GGCGCACACTTAGTGTAACCTGGAGTTCAGATGGAAGTAGGATTTATTCAGGGAGTAGCGATGG GTTCATAAGGTGTTGGGATGCTAAGTTGGCTCAGGAGATATACAGAATAACTGTTGGTCATGGATGTCTGGGTGGTGATGATGATCTTTGCATATGGTCATTACTTGCATTAAG GTGTGGAACTATAGCCAGTGGGGATAGTTCTGGTAGCGTGAAGTTCTGGGATGGTCAGTTTGGAACACTTCTGCAGGCACATTCAAATCACAAGGGTGATGTAAATGCCTTAGCTGCAGCTCCCACCCATAACATAGTATTTTCTGCTGGTTCTGATGGTCAG ATCATACTGTATAAACTTTCTACTGAGGCTGTTGATTCtagtgataaaaaaattgtccCAGATGTCAAGAAATGGATCTATGTTGGCTATGTGAGATCTCATACACATGATGTAAGGGCATTGACCTTAGCTACACCTATTAGCCATGAAG ATCTTCCTCCTGATGAAAAGGTTAAGAGGTCACGAGGTCCAAACAAGCCCCTTGATTTTAGTTACCATAAATGGGCTCATTTGGGTGTGCCCATGCTTATCTCAGCAGGCGACGACACGAAACTTTTTGCATATTCTGTAAAGGAATTTACTAAGTATTCTCCTCATGACATATGCCCTGCACCACAGAGAATGCCAATGCAACTTGTTCTTAAAACACTTTTCAATCAGACTCCATTGCTTTTGGCTCAGTCTGCAAATTTCTTAGACATCTTTTGTGTGCGATTGCAAAATGGTGGTGCAACTGATATCAGTCCTAGCTCGTCTGCTGGGTCTGCGCGCACTGATTTAGTGGCCAGAATTAAATGCAAGGCTTCTCGGAAGATCATCTGCAGTACAATCTCTTCATCAGGAACGCTAATTGCCTACTCAGATCACGTAAGACCTAATTTATTTGCTTTGCAAAGAACCAAATCAGGCAGCGGTTGGGCTGTAGATAAAAGGAAGCTCCCTCAGAGATTGCCATTTGCCCATTTCATGGTTTTCAGCTCTGACTCTTCAAGACTAATATTAGCTGGGCAGGAcagaaaaatatat GTTGTAGATGCTGAAAGCGAGAATCTTGTCCATGCTTTCACTCCTTGCCGGAAGGACAATGTTGATGGTTTACCACCTAGTGAGCCTCCCATTACAAAAATGTTTACAAGTAATGATGGACAGTGGTTAGCTGCTGTCAACTGCTATGGAGATGTCTATGTCTTCAACCTTGAGACTCTAAG GCAACACTGGTTCATCTCAAGATTGGATGGAGCTTCGGTTACTGCTGGTGGTTTTACTCCTAAAAATAGCAACATTCTCATCGTCTCCACCTCTTCAAATCAGGTTTATGCATTAGATGTGGAGGCTAAACAGTTGGGGGAGTGGTCCATGCGTCACACATTTTCTCTGCCAAGGAGATATCAAGAATTTCCTGGGGAAGTTATTGGTCTTTCGTTCCCCCCATCCTCAGCTTCATCTTCTGTTATTGTCTATAGTCCCAG GGCTATGTGCTTGATCGACTTTGGGATGCCTGTCGATAGAGACGATGACACCGACTTAGCAAATGGTCTGGGATTAACAGGAAAGGGGCACAGCAAC